The following are encoded together in the Nocardia sp. XZ_19_385 genome:
- a CDS encoding alpha/beta fold hydrolase: MATFAHHGRTVVYDRAGDGPPIVLLHNAGASRRIWDDQVAELRRDHEVFVLDLPGYGESQRPATGYRLLDYVRMLDAFLDAHHLTGVVLVGNCLGSAISLSYTITRPAQVRGLVLINPLTWNTVYKGQQAPLAWLSAKLPLAPLARRLALPGPVAGMIVANQLGSRGRAGKLQKSAKLTGPWGDPGRLIALDRLVQDFPAFRALDTFVPGPDFPPICTIWGAQNRILSATAGAALDATTLHPHTSVVLADCGHLPMMEDPAAVTATITEFLTALPDPSEFAQVEAVSPPVDLVVWRENAREPDH; encoded by the coding sequence GTGGCCACTTTCGCGCACCACGGACGCACCGTGGTCTACGACCGCGCCGGTGACGGACCACCGATCGTGCTGCTGCACAACGCGGGCGCGTCGCGGCGGATCTGGGACGACCAGGTCGCCGAATTGCGGCGGGACCACGAGGTTTTCGTGCTCGACCTGCCCGGCTACGGCGAATCCCAGCGTCCCGCAACGGGATACCGGCTCCTCGACTATGTCCGCATGCTCGACGCGTTCCTGGACGCACACCATCTGACCGGTGTGGTTCTCGTCGGCAACTGCCTCGGCAGCGCCATCTCGCTCAGCTACACCATCACCCGCCCGGCGCAGGTGCGGGGGCTGGTGCTGATCAATCCGCTCACCTGGAACACCGTGTACAAGGGTCAGCAGGCGCCGTTGGCCTGGCTGTCGGCGAAACTGCCGCTGGCGCCCTTGGCTCGCCGCCTCGCCCTGCCCGGTCCGGTGGCCGGAATGATCGTCGCCAACCAGCTCGGCTCGCGTGGACGGGCCGGGAAGCTGCAGAAATCCGCCAAGCTGACGGGCCCGTGGGGCGATCCCGGCCGTTTGATCGCGCTGGATCGGCTGGTCCAGGATTTCCCGGCCTTCCGGGCGCTGGACACCTTCGTCCCCGGCCCGGACTTCCCGCCGATCTGCACCATCTGGGGCGCACAGAACCGCATCCTCTCCGCGACCGCCGGCGCCGCCCTCGACGCGACCACCCTGCACCCCCACACCAGCGTGGTACTGGCCGACTGCGGGCACCTGCCGATGATGGAGGATCCGGCCGCCGTGACCGCCACCATCACCGAATTTCTCACCGCATTGCCGGACCCCTCCGAATTCGCGCAGGTAGAAGCCGTGTCGCCGCCGGTTGATCTTGTTGTTTGGCGGGAGAATGCGCGGGAACCCGACCACTAA
- a CDS encoding DoxX family protein: MLLRRLARPMLATTFIVDGVDTLIHPEPRAKTAATLVQRGERSLPDKYAAKLPADPGTVVRVNAFAQVSAGVLLALGKAPRLASLVLAATVVPATVTEQNFWDEEDPDRKSAKRTAFLKDVSLLGGLMIAAADTEGKPSLGWRGRKAAAAAAAALPFTGSSDSQTGEVLRERAHGAAVRAQKFGEVAAAKGAVLAETAQHRGSELAEVAKHRGPEIASTAKEHGSEWAEYAKEHGSEWAEIAKKRGAEFAEIARERAAELAEVARQRGLEFAEAAQKHSADLAETARERGPELAHTARERSANLAEAARERAEAARERAEARRH; the protein is encoded by the coding sequence ATGCTGCTACGCCGACTTGCCCGACCGATGCTTGCGACCACGTTCATTGTCGACGGGGTCGACACGCTGATCCATCCCGAGCCGCGGGCGAAGACGGCCGCCACGCTGGTCCAGCGCGGTGAACGCTCACTGCCCGACAAATACGCGGCGAAACTCCCCGCCGACCCGGGCACCGTGGTGCGGGTGAACGCGTTCGCCCAGGTCTCAGCCGGTGTGCTGCTGGCATTGGGCAAGGCGCCGCGCCTGGCTTCGCTCGTGCTCGCCGCGACCGTCGTACCGGCCACCGTGACCGAACAGAACTTCTGGGATGAGGAGGATCCGGACCGCAAGAGCGCCAAGCGGACCGCCTTCCTCAAGGATGTCAGCCTGCTCGGCGGCCTGATGATCGCCGCCGCCGACACCGAGGGCAAGCCGTCCCTGGGCTGGCGGGGCCGCAAGGCCGCGGCGGCCGCCGCCGCGGCGCTGCCGTTCACCGGGTCCTCGGACTCGCAGACCGGCGAGGTGCTGCGGGAACGGGCACACGGCGCGGCGGTGCGGGCACAGAAGTTCGGTGAGGTCGCCGCGGCCAAGGGCGCCGTGCTCGCCGAGACCGCCCAGCATCGCGGCTCCGAACTCGCCGAGGTCGCCAAGCACCGCGGGCCGGAAATCGCCTCCACGGCAAAGGAACACGGCTCCGAGTGGGCCGAGTACGCCAAGGAGCACGGCTCCGAGTGGGCCGAAATCGCCAAGAAGCGGGGCGCCGAATTCGCCGAAATCGCCCGCGAGCGTGCGGCGGAACTGGCCGAGGTCGCCCGGCAGCGGGGTCTCGAATTCGCCGAGGCCGCACAGAAGCACAGCGCGGACTTGGCCGAGACCGCCCGCGAACGTGGACCCGAGCTCGCGCACACCGCGCGGGAACGCAGCGCCAACCTTGCCGAAGCAGCGCGCGAACGGGCCGAGGCGGCCCGCGAGCGCGCCGAAGCGCGGCGGCATTGA
- a CDS encoding TetR/AcrR family transcriptional regulator: protein MAAREDPVVGARERILSAAYELFTRRGIRAVGIDEVIARAGIAKATLYRHFRTKDDLVLAVLERREKLWTFGFIEKQSHLRGETPEQRLLAIFDVFDEWFTTEGFDTCTFVNVLLEMGANHPTGIASIGHLATIRDMVRSRAEEAGLDDPDDFARSWHILMKGSIVSAAEGDRLAARRAQKMGAALIERCRDAAS, encoded by the coding sequence ATGGCTGCGCGCGAAGACCCCGTCGTCGGTGCCCGCGAACGTATCCTGTCCGCCGCCTACGAATTGTTCACGCGGCGCGGCATCCGTGCTGTGGGCATCGACGAGGTCATCGCGCGAGCGGGCATCGCGAAAGCCACGCTGTACCGGCATTTCCGGACCAAGGACGACCTGGTGCTCGCGGTCTTGGAACGCCGCGAGAAGCTATGGACCTTCGGGTTCATCGAGAAGCAGTCCCACCTGCGGGGCGAAACCCCGGAGCAGCGGCTGCTGGCCATCTTCGACGTATTCGACGAATGGTTCACCACCGAGGGTTTCGACACCTGCACCTTCGTCAATGTGTTGCTGGAAATGGGCGCGAACCATCCCACCGGGATCGCCAGCATCGGCCACCTCGCCACCATCCGGGACATGGTCCGCAGCCGCGCCGAGGAAGCGGGCCTGGACGATCCGGACGATTTCGCCCGCTCCTGGCACATCCTGATGAAGGGCTCGATCGTCTCCGCCGCCGAAGGGGACCGGCTGGCCGCGCGCCGCGCTCAGAAGATGGGCGCGGCGCTGATCGAGCGCTGCCGGGACGCGGCCTCCTAA
- a CDS encoding cytochrome P450 gives MKTWIRWAVINGLPGVVLRAQARRGNPLAQYLTDPAAREDPYPFGDRIRARGRLVAIPYSYVTADYELCRTVLRHKDFGVTPPEAFTVFKPVQRLIKATDLKIASPVEPPAMLMVDPPVHTRYRKLVAQAFTPRAVARLRDRISEVTTDLLDDLAQHENADLIEQFALLLPIAIISEILGIPAEKRDDLLDAGHAGSPLLDIGISWKTFRTANDALREAQDYLVEHIAELRANPGDNILSDLATGGELTDTELLYSAALIAGAGFETTVNLIGNGIMALHQHPEQLDLLRAEPARWPGAVEEILRYDSPVQMTARTALRDIEIAGVRIAKGEMVALLLGCANRDPKMFDNPNVFDVTRANAREHLSFSSGVHACLGASLARMEGAVALQALYDRFPNLRVADAPQRRGLLNLRGFQHIPVSTGVGARVAAG, from the coding sequence ATGAAGACATGGATCCGCTGGGCGGTCATCAACGGCCTGCCCGGAGTGGTGCTCAGAGCGCAGGCGCGGCGGGGCAACCCGCTGGCCCAGTACCTGACCGATCCGGCGGCCCGGGAGGACCCCTATCCGTTCGGTGACCGCATCCGGGCCCGCGGCCGCTTGGTCGCCATTCCGTACTCCTATGTGACAGCCGATTATGAGCTTTGCCGAACAGTGCTGCGGCACAAGGATTTCGGCGTCACACCGCCGGAGGCGTTCACCGTATTCAAGCCGGTCCAGCGGCTGATCAAGGCGACCGATCTGAAGATCGCCAGCCCGGTGGAACCGCCGGCCATGCTCATGGTGGACCCGCCGGTGCACACCCGCTACCGCAAGCTGGTCGCCCAGGCTTTCACGCCGCGCGCCGTTGCCCGGCTGCGGGACCGAATCAGCGAGGTCACCACCGACCTGCTCGACGACCTCGCCCAGCACGAAAATGCCGATCTGATCGAGCAATTCGCGCTGCTGCTGCCGATCGCGATCATCTCCGAGATCCTCGGCATCCCCGCCGAGAAACGTGACGACCTGCTCGACGCCGGGCATGCCGGGTCGCCGCTGCTCGATATCGGCATCTCCTGGAAGACATTCCGGACGGCCAACGACGCGTTGCGCGAAGCCCAGGACTACCTCGTCGAGCACATCGCGGAGTTGCGTGCGAACCCGGGCGACAACATCCTCAGCGACCTGGCGACCGGCGGTGAGCTCACCGACACCGAATTGCTCTACAGCGCAGCGCTTATCGCGGGCGCTGGCTTCGAGACCACGGTCAATCTGATCGGCAACGGGATCATGGCGCTGCACCAGCATCCCGAACAGCTCGATCTACTGCGCGCCGAACCCGCCCGCTGGCCCGGCGCCGTCGAGGAGATCCTGCGTTACGACAGTCCGGTGCAGATGACGGCACGAACGGCGTTGCGCGACATCGAGATCGCCGGTGTGCGGATCGCGAAGGGGGAGATGGTGGCGCTGCTGCTCGGCTGCGCCAACCGTGACCCGAAGATGTTCGACAACCCGAACGTCTTCGACGTCACCCGCGCGAACGCCCGTGAGCATCTGTCGTTCAGCAGCGGTGTGCACGCCTGCCTGGGGGCCAGCCTGGCTCGGATGGAGGGGGCGGTCGCGCTGCAGGCGCTCTACGATCGCTTCCCGAATCTGCGGGTAGCCGACGCGCCGCAACGGCGCGGTCTGCTGAATTTGCGTGGCTTCCAGCACATTCCGGTATCGACCGGTGTCGGCGCGCGGGTGGCGGCCGGTTAG
- the ctaD gene encoding cytochrome c oxidase subunit I has product MAVTGTEVQAIRPYPRRLGPKGSYLWKMITTTDPKVLGVMYLTSAMTFFFIGGLMALLMRAELARPGLHFLSTEQYNQLFTMHGTIMLLFYATPILFGFANAVLPLQIGAPDVAFPRLNAFSYWLYLFGATIATAGFLTPGGPADFGWTGYTPLSDFQHSPGVGGDLWIMGLALSGVGTILGGVNMITTVVCLRAPGMTMFRLPIFTWNILVTSVLVLLAFPILTAALMGLFADRHLGAHIYDPATGGILLWQHLFWFFGHPEVYIVALPFFGIVTEIFPVFSRKPLFGYSTLVYATLSIGGLSVAVWAHHMYATGAVLLPFFSMMTFLIAVPTGVKFFNWICTMWRGQLTFESPMLFSLGFLVTFLFGGLSGVILASPPLDFHVTDSYFVVAHFHYVLFGTIVFATFAGIYFWFPKMTGRMLDERLAKFHFWTTFIGFHTTFLVQHWLGNEGMPRRYADYLPSDGFTTLNTISTIGAFLLGASMLPFVWNVFRSYRYGEVATVDDPWGYGNSLEWATTCPPPRHNFYELPRIRSERPAFELHYPHMIERNRAESAAGWGSKRAHRVAEPAPELDKAGEPEQPETKEL; this is encoded by the coding sequence ATGGCAGTGACTGGAACCGAGGTTCAGGCCATTCGGCCCTACCCGCGGCGGCTCGGGCCGAAGGGCTCGTACCTGTGGAAGATGATCACCACCACCGACCCCAAGGTGCTGGGGGTCATGTACCTGACCAGCGCGATGACGTTCTTCTTCATCGGTGGCCTGATGGCGTTGCTCATGCGCGCCGAATTAGCCCGTCCCGGTTTACATTTCCTGTCCACCGAGCAGTACAACCAGCTCTTCACCATGCACGGCACGATCATGCTGCTGTTCTACGCGACCCCGATCCTGTTCGGATTCGCGAACGCCGTGCTGCCGTTGCAGATCGGCGCGCCCGACGTCGCCTTCCCGCGCCTGAATGCCTTCAGCTACTGGCTGTATCTGTTCGGCGCCACCATTGCCACCGCCGGCTTCCTCACCCCCGGCGGCCCCGCCGACTTCGGCTGGACCGGATACACCCCGCTCAGCGACTTCCAGCACTCCCCCGGCGTCGGCGGGGACCTGTGGATCATGGGTTTGGCGCTGTCCGGCGTCGGCACCATCCTCGGCGGCGTCAACATGATCACCACGGTGGTCTGCCTGCGCGCACCGGGCATGACCATGTTCCGGCTGCCGATCTTCACCTGGAACATCCTGGTGACGAGCGTGCTTGTGCTGCTTGCCTTTCCGATTCTGACCGCGGCACTGATGGGGCTGTTCGCGGATCGGCATCTGGGCGCGCACATCTACGATCCGGCCACCGGCGGGATCCTGCTGTGGCAGCACCTGTTCTGGTTCTTCGGGCATCCGGAGGTCTATATCGTGGCACTGCCGTTCTTCGGCATCGTCACCGAGATCTTCCCGGTCTTCAGTCGCAAGCCGCTATTCGGTTACAGCACGCTGGTTTACGCGACGCTGTCCATCGGCGGCCTCTCGGTGGCGGTCTGGGCGCACCACATGTACGCCACGGGAGCCGTTCTGCTGCCGTTCTTTTCGATGATGACGTTCCTGATCGCCGTGCCCACCGGGGTGAAGTTCTTCAACTGGATCTGCACCATGTGGCGCGGACAGCTCACCTTCGAGTCGCCCATGCTGTTCTCGCTCGGCTTCCTGGTGACGTTCCTGTTCGGCGGCCTGTCCGGCGTCATCCTGGCTTCGCCGCCGCTGGACTTCCACGTCACCGACAGCTATTTCGTGGTCGCGCACTTCCACTACGTGCTCTTCGGCACCATCGTGTTCGCCACCTTCGCCGGCATCTACTTCTGGTTCCCGAAGATGACCGGCCGCATGCTCGACGAGCGGCTGGCCAAATTCCACTTCTGGACCACCTTCATCGGCTTCCACACCACGTTCCTGGTGCAGCACTGGCTGGGCAACGAGGGCATGCCGCGCCGCTACGCCGACTATCTGCCGAGCGACGGATTCACCACGCTCAATACGATTTCCACGATCGGCGCGTTCCTGCTCGGCGCTTCGATGCTGCCGTTCGTCTGGAACGTCTTCAGGAGTTACCGCTACGGTGAGGTCGCGACCGTGGACGACCCGTGGGGTTACGGGAATTCGCTGGAGTGGGCGACCACCTGCCCGCCGCCGCGGCACAACTTCTACGAACTGCCGCGCATCAGATCAGAACGTCCCGCGTTCGAATTGCACTATCCGCACATGATCGAACGTAACCGAGCCGAGTCCGCGGCCGGCTGGGGATCCAAGCGAGCTCACCGGGTCGCCGAACCCGCGCCTGAGCTCGACAAAGCCGGGGAGCCGGAGCAGCCCGAAACCAAGGAGCTGTGA
- a CDS encoding DUF2231 domain-containing protein, with translation MSTINGLPAHVLLVHVIVVFVPLTALLLVLCAVWPAARQRLIWPAVALAAITAVLTPVTIQAGETFAERFGPSEALQKHMDLGGTMNYFAVPLLIAAAALLVVFLREQRGKPLARLIVWVIAVLTIVASAAATVQVYRVGDSGSRAVWGQMT, from the coding sequence ATGTCGACGATCAACGGTTTGCCCGCGCACGTGCTGCTGGTGCACGTCATCGTGGTATTCGTGCCGCTGACGGCACTGTTGCTGGTGCTGTGCGCGGTGTGGCCCGCCGCGCGGCAGCGCCTGATCTGGCCGGCCGTGGCGCTCGCCGCGATCACGGCCGTGCTGACGCCGGTCACCATCCAGGCCGGGGAAACGTTCGCCGAGCGTTTCGGCCCGTCGGAAGCATTGCAGAAGCATATGGATCTGGGCGGCACCATGAACTACTTCGCGGTGCCGCTGCTGATCGCGGCGGCCGCGCTGCTGGTCGTGTTCCTGCGCGAGCAGCGCGGCAAACCGCTTGCGCGCCTGATTGTCTGGGTGATCGCCGTGCTCACGATCGTCGCGAGTGCTGCCGCCACAGTGCAGGTCTATCGCGTCGGCGACTCCGGTTCGCGCGCGGTCTGGGGTCAGATGACGTAG
- a CDS encoding methyltransferase, with the protein MDWYTGNTTYDTVLTVAFAFAAFVLVGGMFAQSPYGRFASTKVGFNLNPKLGWWLMEIPATVVFAVFYLTGPNRFEPVPLVLAAIWLLHYGNRGWFFPLSIRQVPGKRSSFNVSVMAAGMFVTALHGYLNGSFFSHDYLNQYGTEWLTDPRFLGGLAIYLGGFALLVRSEWIVRNLRDKNNPGAIDYKVPFGGGFRYVTSPAYLGELLAWAGFALLTWNLAGLVIFLITAGNLVPRAFATHKWYREKFADYPPERKALIPYVI; encoded by the coding sequence ATGGACTGGTATACCGGGAACACCACCTACGACACCGTGCTCACGGTGGCGTTCGCTTTCGCCGCCTTCGTACTGGTCGGGGGCATGTTCGCGCAGAGCCCGTACGGCCGGTTCGCCTCCACGAAGGTGGGCTTCAATCTGAATCCGAAGCTCGGCTGGTGGTTGATGGAGATTCCCGCGACGGTGGTCTTCGCGGTGTTCTATCTGACCGGGCCGAATCGGTTCGAGCCGGTGCCGCTGGTGCTGGCCGCGATCTGGTTGCTGCACTACGGAAATCGCGGCTGGTTCTTTCCGCTGTCGATCCGGCAGGTGCCCGGCAAGCGCAGCAGTTTCAATGTCTCGGTGATGGCGGCGGGCATGTTCGTCACCGCGCTGCACGGCTATTTGAACGGGTCGTTCTTCAGCCACGACTACCTGAACCAGTACGGCACCGAATGGTTGACCGATCCGCGGTTCCTCGGCGGATTGGCGATCTACCTGGGCGGGTTCGCGCTATTGGTGCGCTCGGAGTGGATCGTGCGCAATCTGCGCGACAAGAACAACCCGGGCGCGATCGATTACAAGGTTCCCTTCGGCGGCGGCTTCCGCTACGTCACCAGCCCGGCCTATCTCGGTGAACTCCTCGCCTGGGCTGGATTCGCTCTGCTCACTTGGAATTTGGCCGGTCTGGTGATCTTCCTGATCACGGCGGGCAATCTGGTGCCGCGCGCGTTCGCCACGCACAAGTGGTACCGGGAGAAGTTCGCCGACTACCCGCCCGAGCGGAAAGCGTTGATCCCCTACGTCATCTGA
- a CDS encoding nuclear transport factor 2 family protein — MALNPTAEALLAAVLASPRAVAAHDKSAWVNLFTADAEVNDPVGSRPHVGRAAIERFYDTFIAPNGIAFDVAADLVGGHSVVRDLYIETTMSTGAMVRVPMHLRYDLAALDGDWKIVRLAAHWEFPAMVTQLMLRTGVRGLTASAKLGPQLIANQGLGGTFGMMRAIRSVGKAGKTAVTQLFSAAAATDIGRVRTLLDDSTVLQLPAGSTVSVEEFTNRTRNMRWDKLIAAGRTVSISVELDGAPGVAFVDFAASSHRIDAITVFLDENA; from the coding sequence ATGGCGCTGAACCCGACGGCCGAGGCACTGCTCGCGGCGGTACTGGCCTCACCGCGAGCCGTTGCCGCGCACGACAAATCCGCCTGGGTGAACCTGTTCACCGCGGACGCCGAAGTCAACGACCCGGTCGGATCGCGCCCGCACGTCGGACGCGCCGCCATCGAGCGTTTCTATGACACGTTCATCGCACCGAACGGCATCGCCTTCGACGTCGCCGCCGATCTCGTCGGCGGCCACTCGGTAGTGCGCGACCTGTACATCGAGACCACCATGTCCACGGGGGCGATGGTCCGGGTGCCGATGCACCTGCGCTACGACCTCGCCGCACTGGACGGCGACTGGAAAATCGTTCGGCTGGCGGCACATTGGGAGTTCCCGGCCATGGTCACCCAGCTCATGCTGCGCACCGGCGTCCGCGGCCTGACCGCCTCGGCGAAACTCGGCCCGCAACTGATCGCGAACCAGGGCCTCGGCGGCACGTTCGGCATGATGCGGGCGATCCGCAGTGTGGGAAAGGCCGGGAAAACCGCTGTGACACAGCTGTTCTCGGCCGCCGCGGCCACGGATATCGGCCGCGTGCGCACCCTGCTCGACGACAGCACCGTCCTCCAACTGCCTGCGGGCAGCACGGTATCGGTGGAGGAGTTCACCAACCGGACCCGGAACATGCGCTGGGACAAGCTGATCGCCGCAGGCCGGACCGTCTCGATCTCCGTGGAGCTGGACGGGGCGCCGGGAGTCGCGTTCGTCGACTTCGCCGCGAGCAGCCACCGGATCGACGCGATCACCGTCTTCCTCGACGAGAACGCCTGA
- a CDS encoding TetR/AcrR family transcriptional regulator, producing the protein MSKSGVTLSRSDARRDTVVDAAITEFARTGYHGTPISTVAATAQISPAYVFKLFPGKVALFVAALERCFELIERALSSGAARADGASPEQILHEMGGAYAELISDKSLLMLQVHAQSVADVPEIGAALRAGLGRVTDLAKQRSGAADELVQRFIAFGQLCHLITTLGLDGDNSPWATILTAGIRHPNAH; encoded by the coding sequence ATGAGCAAGAGCGGAGTCACCCTCTCCCGATCGGATGCGCGCCGCGACACCGTCGTCGACGCCGCGATCACCGAGTTCGCCCGGACCGGTTATCACGGCACACCGATCAGCACGGTGGCGGCGACGGCTCAGATCTCGCCGGCCTATGTCTTCAAACTGTTCCCCGGCAAGGTCGCGCTCTTCGTCGCCGCGCTGGAGCGCTGCTTCGAGCTGATCGAGCGCGCGCTGTCGTCCGGCGCCGCCCGCGCCGACGGAGCGAGCCCGGAGCAGATCCTGCACGAAATGGGCGGCGCCTACGCCGAACTCATCAGCGACAAGAGTCTGCTCATGTTGCAGGTGCACGCCCAGTCCGTCGCGGATGTCCCGGAAATCGGCGCGGCCCTGCGCGCCGGCCTGGGGCGGGTCACCGACCTCGCCAAACAGCGTTCGGGCGCCGCGGACGAGTTGGTGCAGCGCTTCATCGCCTTCGGGCAACTCTGTCACCTCATCACCACCCTCGGCCTGGACGGCGACAACAGCCCCTGGGCCACGATCCTCACCGCAGGCATCCGCCACCCCAACGCCCACTGA
- a CDS encoding medium chain dehydrogenase/reductase family protein, producing the protein MSTIATEIVLPGRVEPSGLLVAKRELPAPGPGQALVQVEASGVSFAEQQMRRGKYYDQPAFPFVPGYDLVGTVTAVGTDADPALIGRRVAALTKIGGWTSHALLDAQDLVRVPAALDAAEAETFVVNGITAWQMLYRTAKVQPGQTILVHGANGGVGSTLVQLARAKGIRVIGTASARNATAVEALGATWIDYRGDVPQQVRALAPEGVDAVFDHIGGPGIRDSFRLLAPHGTLVSYGTAATKDDEGDSRLPVLKLFARLLAWNALPNKRNAHFFNLWAGKRNLTRFRNRITEDLGKVFDLAAQGALRAQVAARIPLSDAARAMELAESSTVVGKVVIVADTLS; encoded by the coding sequence ATGTCCACCATCGCCACCGAGATCGTCCTGCCCGGCCGCGTCGAGCCCAGCGGCCTGCTGGTCGCCAAGCGAGAACTACCCGCGCCGGGACCAGGTCAGGCCCTAGTCCAGGTCGAGGCGAGCGGCGTCTCCTTCGCCGAGCAGCAGATGCGGCGCGGCAAGTACTACGACCAGCCCGCGTTCCCGTTCGTGCCCGGGTACGACTTGGTCGGGACCGTCACCGCGGTCGGGACCGATGCCGATCCGGCCCTGATCGGCAGACGCGTCGCCGCCTTGACCAAGATCGGTGGCTGGACCAGTCACGCTCTGCTCGATGCCCAGGATCTGGTGCGGGTACCCGCGGCCTTGGACGCGGCTGAAGCGGAAACCTTTGTGGTGAACGGGATCACAGCGTGGCAGATGCTCTATCGGACCGCGAAGGTGCAGCCCGGGCAGACCATTCTGGTGCACGGCGCGAACGGCGGCGTCGGCTCGACACTCGTTCAATTGGCCCGCGCCAAGGGGATTCGGGTCATCGGCACCGCCTCCGCCCGCAACGCGACGGCCGTCGAAGCGCTCGGCGCGACCTGGATCGACTACCGCGGCGATGTGCCGCAACAGGTTCGAGCGCTGGCACCCGAGGGCGTGGATGCCGTGTTCGATCACATCGGCGGCCCCGGCATTCGCGATTCCTTCCGGCTGCTCGCTCCACACGGGACGCTGGTCTCCTACGGCACCGCGGCGACCAAGGACGACGAAGGCGATTCCCGGCTGCCCGTGCTGAAGCTGTTCGCCCGCCTGCTGGCGTGGAATGCGCTGCCCAACAAGCGAAATGCGCATTTCTTCAATTTGTGGGCGGGCAAGCGCAATCTCACCCGTTTCCGCAACCGCATCACCGAGGACTTGGGCAAGGTGTTCGACCTCGCCGCCCAGGGCGCACTGCGCGCTCAGGTCGCGGCCCGCATCCCGCTGTCCGACGCCGCGCGGGCCATGGAACTCGCCGAGTCCAGCACCGTCGTCGGAAAAGTCGTCATCGTCGCCGACACCCTGTCCTGA
- a CDS encoding ABC transporter permease: MSQHNSNTASTLRVILDNRPSYLSFGAAWLFGHGAYALSHGDDPVLRLPSAVPSVLLITGLAVALVVTIMVSMKAQRSATGHDAMVGNLLAASWLIGFGALFFVITALSSALGQDDLKMLLWPTGSGLIVGLLYLAGGAAYRDVLQYALGAWLALTSSAALFLDGASPYWVLALAGGGAYLVAAGLEPRRRAVVSDHRYA; the protein is encoded by the coding sequence ATGTCTCAGCACAATTCGAATACCGCGTCCACACTGCGCGTCATTCTGGACAACCGGCCGAGCTATCTGAGCTTCGGCGCGGCATGGCTGTTCGGCCACGGCGCGTACGCCCTGTCCCACGGTGACGATCCCGTCCTGCGGCTCCCGTCCGCGGTGCCGAGCGTCCTGCTGATCACCGGACTGGCAGTCGCACTGGTCGTCACCATCATGGTGAGCATGAAGGCCCAGCGTTCCGCCACCGGTCACGACGCGATGGTCGGCAATCTGCTGGCCGCCTCCTGGCTCATCGGCTTCGGCGCTCTGTTCTTCGTCATCACGGCACTGAGCTCGGCGCTCGGCCAGGACGATCTGAAGATGCTGCTCTGGCCGACGGGCTCCGGCCTGATCGTCGGATTGCTCTATCTCGCGGGCGGAGCCGCCTATCGCGACGTACTGCAGTATGCGCTCGGGGCCTGGCTCGCCCTCACCTCTTCGGCGGCGCTCTTCCTGGACGGCGCGAGCCCGTACTGGGTACTCGCCCTCGCCGGCGGCGGAGCCTACTTGGTCGCCGCGGGCCTCGAACCGCGCCGGCGAGCAGTAGTCAGCGATCATCGCTACGCCTGA
- a CDS encoding transglycosylase family protein: MSENRKFNARALGLAAVTGALVAVPFTLAAGTAEAATHNWDGVAQCESGGNWGINTGNGYYGGLQFSHSTWVANGGTGYAHNASKAEQIRVAENVLNSQGVGAWPTCGSRLTEGVSSGLEPEPAPAPEPEPAPAIQAAIPFSPKAAVDQAKSVGADVAAQAGVKDLYLQLLDQHAPIIDSVAGN, from the coding sequence ATGTCTGAGAACCGGAAGTTCAACGCCCGCGCCCTCGGCCTCGCGGCTGTCACCGGCGCCCTTGTTGCCGTCCCGTTCACACTCGCCGCCGGCACCGCAGAAGCCGCCACCCACAACTGGGACGGCGTCGCACAGTGCGAGAGCGGTGGCAACTGGGGCATCAACACCGGCAACGGCTACTACGGCGGCCTGCAGTTCAGCCACTCCACCTGGGTGGCCAACGGTGGCACCGGCTACGCCCACAACGCCAGCAAGGCCGAGCAGATCCGGGTCGCGGAGAACGTGCTCAACAGCCAGGGCGTCGGCGCCTGGCCCACCTGCGGTAGCCGCCTGACCGAAGGCGTCTCCTCGGGCCTCGAGCCCGAACCCGCCCCGGCGCCGGAGCCCGAACCGGCCCCGGCCATCCAGGCCGCGATCCCGTTCTCCCCCAAGGCCGCAGTCGACCAGGCCAAGAGCGTCGGCGCCGATGTCGCCGCGCAGGCCGGGGTGAAGGATCTGTACCTGCAGCTGCTGGATCAGCACGCCCCGATCATCGACTCGGTGGCCGGCAACTAA